In one Enterobacteriaceae endosymbiont of Donacia thalassina genomic region, the following are encoded:
- a CDS encoding alpha/beta fold hydrolase — protein sequence MLLNYSIITNNISSFKKEYTIIILHGLFGNKNSLYSIGKFINKYLKYKIILLDIRNHGLSPRNKKMDYISLSKDVLDTLNFLNIKQKIIIIGHSMGGKIAMNITQFIPFNNIKNIIILDIAPIKYKYFNKNIFFALDQINKKNILTRKNAFHIMKLYIKNEYVINTLLKTFINGQWEFNFTILKNEYKKILDWNIIPRWKGNISFLKGEQSNYINKINYKDIFFQFPNAKIYNIQNSGHLLHIENTKIVFKLILKLCYK from the coding sequence ATGCTTCTTAATTATTCAATTATTACAAATAACATTTCTTCTTTTAAAAAAGAATATACAATTATTATATTACATGGATTATTTGGAAATAAAAATAGTTTATATTCAATAGGAAAATTTATAAATAAGTATTTAAAGTATAAAATTATATTATTAGATATTAGAAATCATGGTTTATCTCCTAGAAATAAAAAAATGGATTATATATCTTTATCTAAAGATGTATTAGATACATTAAATTTTTTAAATATAAAACAAAAAATTATTATTATTGGTCATTCTATGGGTGGTAAAATAGCTATGAATATTACTCAATTTATACCATTTAATAATATTAAAAATATTATTATTCTAGATATAGCACCTATAAAATACAAATATTTTAATAAAAATATATTTTTTGCATTAGATCAAATAAATAAAAAAAATATTTTAACAAGAAAAAATGCATTTCATATAATGAAATTATATATTAAAAATGAATATGTAATAAATACATTATTGAAAACATTTATAAATGGTCAATGGGAATTTAATTTTACAATTTTAAAAAATGAATATAAAAAAATATTAGATTGGAATATAATTCCTAGATGGAAAGGTAATATTTCTTTTTTAAAAGGAGAACAATCAAATTATATAAATAAAATTAATTATAAAGATATTTTCTTTCAATTTCCTAATGCAAAAATATATAATATTCAAAATTCTGGTCACTTATTACATATTGAAAATACAAAAATAGTATTTAAATTAATATTAAAATTATGTTATAAATAA
- the rbfA gene encoding 30S ribosome-binding factor RbfA, with product MYRNKRIAYELKKQIAKIIQNNLNDTRINKFSTITDIIISKDFSYAKIFIILSYKEEKLKIKKNSLFYLNKITEYIRYILKKKIKLRKIPKIKFFLDYSLKEGKYISNILNNLKIKKSKL from the coding sequence TTGTATCGTAATAAACGTATCGCATATGAATTAAAGAAACAAATAGCAAAAATAATACAAAATAATCTTAATGATACAAGAATCAATAAATTTAGTACTATAACTGATATAATAATATCAAAAGATTTTTCATATGCAAAAATTTTTATAATATTGTCATATAAAGAAGAAAAATTAAAAATTAAAAAAAATTCACTTTTTTATCTCAATAAAATTACAGAATATATTAGATATATTCTTAAAAAAAAAATAAAATTACGTAAAATACCAAAAATAAAATTTTTTTTAGATTATTCATTAAAAGAAGGTAAATATATTAGTAATATTTTAAATAACTTAAAAATTAAAAAAAGTAAATTATAA
- the nusA gene encoding transcription termination factor NusA: MNKEMLAVIEAVSNEKSLPREKIFEAMESALVSATKKKYEQDIEVLVNIDRKNGNFNTFRKWLIVKKVNFPTKEITLDAARIEDDSLNLGDYIYDQIKSINFDRITTQTAKQVIVHKVREAEKAITIAQFKKKEGKILSGIVKKVNRGYLNLDLGHGANAIILRTDMLPRENFRLGDRIRGLLFYIKEDLKKNTQLFISRSKIQMLIELFHIEVPEIAEGLIEIKRTARDPGSRAKIAVKTNDKRIDPVGACVGIRGARVQAISNELNGERIDIVLWDSNPEKFIINAMSPADISSIILNEKTRIIDIIVEEKNLAQAIGRNGQNIRLASQLSGWELNVLTKNDLYYKYKKEKNDIINMFIKNFNIKYELSKKIVEKGELSSFKKLISTPIDKLYKIMNSFNFKINDLKKIKKLVKNINNNLSLTKKKNFNNKFKKNLLKLKGMNNKLSEYLINKGILTIEKLAEQSIEDISDIDNLDKIKAGKIIMSARNICWFNKKNDT; this comes from the coding sequence ATGAATAAAGAAATGTTAGCTGTTATTGAAGCAGTTTCTAATGAAAAATCTTTACCTCGTGAAAAAATATTTGAAGCTATGGAAAGTGCTTTAGTTAGTGCAACAAAAAAAAAATACGAACAAGATATAGAAGTATTAGTAAATATTGATCGAAAAAATGGAAATTTTAACACTTTTAGAAAATGGTTAATTGTTAAAAAAGTTAATTTTCCTACTAAAGAGATTACATTAGATGCAGCACGTATTGAAGATGATAGTCTTAATTTAGGAGATTATATTTATGATCAAATTAAATCGATTAATTTTGATCGTATAACAACACAAACTGCTAAACAAGTTATTGTACATAAAGTAAGAGAAGCAGAAAAAGCAATTACTATTGCTCAATTTAAAAAAAAAGAAGGAAAAATTTTAAGTGGTATTGTAAAAAAAGTAAATAGAGGATATTTAAATTTAGATTTAGGACATGGAGCTAATGCTATTATTTTACGTACTGATATGTTGCCAAGAGAAAATTTTAGATTAGGAGATAGAATAAGAGGTTTATTATTTTATATTAAAGAAGATTTAAAAAAAAATACACAATTATTTATAAGTAGATCTAAAATACAAATGTTAATTGAATTATTTCATATTGAAGTTCCTGAAATAGCGGAAGGATTAATTGAAATTAAAAGAACAGCACGAGATCCAGGATCTAGAGCAAAAATTGCTGTTAAAACAAATGATAAGAGAATAGATCCTGTTGGAGCTTGTGTTGGTATAAGAGGAGCTAGAGTACAAGCTATTTCTAATGAATTAAATGGAGAACGTATTGATATTGTATTATGGGATTCTAATCCTGAAAAATTTATTATTAATGCTATGTCACCAGCTGATATATCGTCGATAATTTTAAACGAAAAAACACGTATTATAGATATTATTGTAGAAGAAAAAAATTTAGCTCAAGCTATTGGAAGAAATGGCCAAAATATTCGTTTAGCATCACAATTAAGTGGTTGGGAATTAAATGTTTTAACTAAAAATGATTTATATTATAAATATAAAAAAGAAAAAAACGATATTATAAATATGTTTATAAAAAATTTTAATATTAAATATGAATTATCGAAAAAAATAGTTGAAAAAGGAGAACTATCTTCTTTTAAAAAATTAATATCAACTCCAATTGATAAGTTATATAAAATTATGAATTCTTTTAATTTTAAAATTAATGATTTAAAAAAAATAAAAAAATTAGTAAAAAACATTAATAATAATTTATCTTTAACCAAAAAGAAAAATTTTAATAATAAATTTAAAAAAAATTTATTAAAACTTAAAGGAATGAATAATAAATTATCTGAATATTTAATAAATAAAGGAATTTTAACTATTGAAAAATTAGCAGAACAAAGTATTGAAGATATATCTGATATAGATAATCTAGATAAAATAAAAGCAGGAAAAATCATTATGTCTGCACGAAATATTTGTTGGTTTAATAAAAAAAATGATACATAA
- the rpsO gene encoding 30S ribosomal protein S15, giving the protein MYLNAEKKTKIIKQYANNSKDKGSTKVQIALLTFKINYLHKHFTIHKKDHHSRRGLLHMISQRRKLLNYLKKKNLYNYNILIENLGLRR; this is encoded by the coding sequence ATGTACTTAAATGCAGAAAAAAAAACAAAAATAATAAAACAATATGCAAATAATTCTAAAGATAAAGGATCAACAAAAGTACAAATAGCTTTGTTAACATTTAAAATTAATTATCTTCATAAACATTTTACAATTCATAAAAAAGATCACCATAGTCGCCGAGGACTTTTACATATGATATCACAACGAAGAAAATTGTTAAATTATTTAAAAAAAAAAAATTTATACAATTATAATATATTGATTGAAAATTTAGGGTTAAGAAGATAA
- a CDS encoding DEAD/DEAH box helicase, whose product MTNIITFSTLGLNKFLLKALNDIGYVEPSPIQKKCIPYLLLGKDVLGIAQTGSGKTAAFILPLLNNLNISIKKTQILILTPTRELAIQVTKATSIFAKYINGINILALYGGQSYHIQFKRLHLGVQIIIATPGRLLDHIQRKTVNLSKLTSLVIDEADEMLRMGFIEDVEKILSTIPKKHQTSLFSATMPKRIKNITKKFMIHPYEISIKTNVKTIPNIKQTYCLIYGKKIDALMKFLETENFNAVLIFVKTKTLTIEIADILKQFNYNGAALNGDMNQNNREQTLEKFRNGKLDILIATDIAARGLDVNRINLVINYDIPMDIETYIHRIGRTGRAGRQGKSLTFIEYKERRLLKNIEHKIKYHIDEILLPNNKILCEKRLEKFIKKIEEESKLIKNIDLSKYQDIISTLIIKNNINKETLIIILLKLSQGKKSLILPPDTINSKKIFNKKIYFNKNKYTKKYRKIKKYMETYQINIGKKDKVEVRHIVGAIINELQINSNDLGNIKLFTNYSTIELSPNIKNNIVKYSKNITILNKNINLKLIFKKNYKNLNSKFKRKYFK is encoded by the coding sequence ATGACAAATATTATTACTTTTAGCACACTTGGTTTAAATAAATTTTTATTAAAAGCATTAAATGATATAGGGTATGTAGAACCATCTCCTATACAAAAAAAATGTATTCCATATTTATTATTAGGAAAAGATGTATTAGGAATAGCACAAACAGGTAGTGGTAAAACTGCTGCATTTATATTACCATTATTAAATAATTTAAATATATCTATCAAAAAAACTCAAATATTAATTTTGACACCTACAAGAGAATTAGCGATACAAGTAACTAAAGCAACATCTATATTTGCAAAATATATAAATGGAATTAATATTTTAGCTTTATATGGTGGACAATCTTATCATATACAATTTAAACGTTTACATTTAGGTGTTCAAATTATTATAGCTACTCCAGGACGGTTACTAGATCATATCCAAAGAAAAACAGTTAATTTATCTAAATTAACTAGTTTAGTTATAGATGAAGCAGATGAAATGTTAAGAATGGGATTTATTGAAGATGTAGAAAAAATATTATCTACAATACCTAAAAAACATCAAACTTCATTATTTTCTGCAACTATGCCTAAAAGAATTAAAAATATAACTAAAAAATTCATGATACATCCATATGAAATATCTATAAAAACAAATGTTAAAACAATTCCAAATATAAAACAAACATATTGTTTAATATATGGTAAAAAAATCGATGCTTTAATGAAATTTTTAGAAACAGAAAATTTTAATGCAGTTTTAATTTTTGTTAAAACTAAAACTCTAACAATAGAAATAGCTGATATCTTAAAACAATTTAATTATAATGGCGCAGCATTAAACGGAGATATGAATCAGAATAATAGAGAACAAACATTAGAAAAATTTAGAAATGGGAAATTAGATATTTTAATTGCTACTGATATTGCTGCAAGGGGATTAGATGTAAATAGAATTAATTTAGTTATAAATTACGATATACCAATGGATATTGAAACATATATCCATCGTATAGGAAGAACTGGAAGAGCAGGTAGACAAGGTAAATCTTTAACATTTATTGAATATAAAGAACGAAGATTACTTAAAAATATTGAACATAAAATTAAATATCATATTGATGAAATATTATTACCTAATAATAAAATTTTATGTGAAAAAAGATTAGAAAAATTTATCAAAAAAATAGAAGAAGAATCAAAATTAATTAAAAATATCGATTTAAGTAAATATCAAGATATTATATCAACATTAATTATAAAAAATAATATAAATAAAGAAACATTAATTATAATTTTATTAAAATTATCTCAAGGTAAAAAATCTTTAATTTTACCTCCTGATACAATTAACTCAAAAAAAATATTTAATAAAAAAATATATTTTAATAAGAATAAATATACTAAAAAATATAGAAAAATAAAAAAATATATGGAAACTTATCAAATTAATATAGGAAAAAAAGATAAAGTAGAAGTTCGACATATTGTCGGCGCAATTATTAATGAACTTCAAATAAATAGTAATGATCTTGGTAATATAAAATTATTTACTAATTATTCTACTATTGAATTATCTCCTAATATTAAAAATAATATTGTAAAGTATTCTAAAAATATTACAATTTTAAATAAAAATATTAATTTAAAATTAATATTTAAAAAGAATTATAAAAATTTAAATTCAAAATTTAAAAGAAAATATTTTAAATAA
- the infB gene encoding translation initiation factor IF-2, with product MIDAIDAVITIKLLASEIKISVKNIIKYFANLGISKLENDLVNKEEKKKFLIYLKNKKIKNLKLLNIKKKQFNTFLIKKKVSLSKNKKNLLQTSLKNTNHFLSKKKKLTKFKSFIKNNNKKIYNLDYKKNLELNKKKIHKNKKYYKNKKLNIDVFNKNKKYKNNKENKKKIINNKYKKNFSKLYQNFNKPIKNINRNIIINDTISITELSNKMAVKNTELIKILINMGEKFSNINQQLDQETAQLIAEEMGHKVTLRCENDIEKILINKNNINILPIIRPPIVTIMGHVDHGKTSLLDYIFSSNITAKEAGGITQYINTYEIKFNNKKITFLDTPGHESFTSMRFRGSQITDIIVLVIAIDDGIMPQTIEAIEHAKKNKVPIIVAINKIDKKISNFKKIKNELSRYNIISEEWGGDNIFVKISAKTGEGINKLLNAILLQAEILELKAINQGAAKGIVIESYLDKGKGPIANILIKEGMLKKGDIVLCGCTYGKIKGLINCKGLDILQAGPSTPIKILGLSEIPYAGDNLIVVNNEKQAKEIALYRKNKYREIKLADKQKQFRKEFLNLDHKNIHEINLLLKADVQGSVEAIKNTLINLSNDNIHIKIIYSGVGEITETDISMAIANAEKNVIIIGFNVKSNNIIKNIIKMESIQVIFFTIIYDLINYMKKYIQNILTPKYKELILGLAEVRSIFTIPKSGIIAGCIVTYGIIKRNNLIKLFRNNKIIYKGNIDSLRRFKESVNEVRNGMECGISIKNFNNIHTGDKIEIFEKIELIKK from the coding sequence ATGATTGATGCTATTGATGCTGTTATAACTATAAAATTATTAGCTAGTGAAATTAAAATTTCAGTAAAAAATATAATTAAATATTTTGCTAATTTAGGTATTTCTAAATTAGAAAATGATCTAGTTAATAAAGAAGAAAAAAAAAAATTTTTAATATATTTAAAAAATAAAAAAATAAAAAATTTAAAATTATTAAATATAAAAAAAAAACAATTTAATACATTCTTAATTAAGAAAAAAGTTTCTTTATCAAAAAATAAAAAAAATTTATTACAAACATCACTTAAAAATACGAATCATTTTTTATCAAAAAAAAAAAAACTAACAAAATTTAAATCATTTATTAAAAATAATAATAAAAAAATCTATAATTTAGATTATAAAAAAAATTTAGAATTAAATAAAAAAAAAATACATAAAAATAAAAAATATTATAAAAATAAAAAATTAAATATTGATGTTTTTAATAAAAATAAAAAATATAAAAATAATAAAGAAAATAAAAAAAAAATTATTAATAATAAATACAAGAAAAATTTTTCTAAATTATATCAAAATTTTAATAAACCAATAAAAAACATTAATCGTAATATCATTATTAATGATACAATTAGTATTACTGAATTATCTAATAAGATGGCTGTAAAAAATACAGAATTGATAAAAATTTTAATTAATATGGGGGAAAAATTTTCGAATATAAATCAACAATTAGATCAGGAAACAGCTCAATTAATAGCAGAAGAAATGGGACATAAAGTTACATTACGTTGTGAGAATGATATAGAAAAAATATTAATTAATAAAAATAATATTAATATATTACCAATTATTCGTCCTCCAATAGTAACAATTATGGGACATGTAGATCATGGAAAAACTTCATTATTAGATTATATTTTTTCAAGTAATATTACTGCAAAAGAAGCAGGAGGTATTACTCAATATATAAATACATATGAAATAAAATTTAATAATAAAAAAATAACATTTCTTGATACTCCAGGTCATGAATCTTTTACTTCTATGAGATTTAGAGGTAGTCAAATTACAGATATTATAGTATTAGTTATTGCTATTGATGATGGTATAATGCCTCAAACTATAGAAGCAATAGAACATGCTAAAAAAAATAAAGTACCAATAATAGTTGCAATTAATAAAATTGATAAAAAAATTTCAAATTTTAAAAAAATAAAAAATGAATTAAGTAGATATAATATTATTTCTGAAGAATGGGGTGGAGATAATATTTTTGTTAAAATTTCAGCTAAAACTGGAGAAGGAATAAATAAATTATTAAATGCTATTTTATTACAAGCTGAAATATTAGAATTAAAAGCTATTAATCAAGGAGCTGCAAAAGGAATTGTTATTGAATCTTATTTAGACAAAGGAAAAGGTCCTATAGCTAATATTTTAATTAAAGAAGGTATGTTAAAAAAAGGGGATATAGTACTTTGTGGATGTACTTATGGAAAAATAAAAGGATTAATAAATTGTAAAGGATTAGATATTTTACAAGCAGGACCTTCAACTCCTATTAAAATTTTAGGTTTATCAGAAATTCCATATGCTGGTGATAATTTAATAGTAGTAAATAATGAAAAACAAGCTAAGGAAATAGCATTATATAGAAAAAATAAATATAGAGAAATAAAATTAGCTGATAAACAAAAACAATTTAGAAAAGAATTTTTAAATTTAGATCATAAAAATATTCATGAAATAAATCTTTTATTAAAAGCAGACGTACAAGGTTCTGTAGAAGCTATTAAAAATACATTAATAAATTTATCTAATGATAATATTCATATAAAAATTATTTATTCTGGCGTTGGAGAAATTACTGAAACAGATATTTCCATGGCAATTGCTAATGCTGAAAAAAATGTAATTATTATTGGTTTTAATGTAAAATCAAATAATATAATAAAAAATATAATAAAAATGGAAAGTATACAAGTTATATTTTTTACAATTATTTATGATTTAATTAATTATATGAAAAAATATATACAAAATATTCTAACTCCCAAATATAAAGAATTAATTCTAGGATTAGCAGAAGTTAGAAGTATCTTTACTATTCCTAAAAGCGGTATTATAGCTGGTTGTATAGTAACATATGGAATAATAAAACGTAATAATTTAATTAAATTATTTAGAAATAATAAAATTATTTATAAAGGAAATATAGATTCTTTAAGAAGATTTAAAGAAAGTGTAAATGAAGTTCGTAATGGTATGGAATGTGGAATAAGTATTAAAAATTTTAATAATATTCATACAGGAGATAAAATAGAAATTTTTGAAAAAATTGAACTTATAAAAAAATAA
- the pnp gene encoding polyribonucleotide nucleotidyltransferase gives MLNPIIHRFCYGNNTVTIETGMIARQATSSVMVSIDDTAVFVTLVVNNEVKLEQNFFPLSVHYQEKLYAAGRIPGNFFRREGRPSESEILISRLIDRPIRPLFKKGFLNEIQIIATVMSVNPEINPDIVAIIGASTVLNLAGIPFNGPFGTARVGYINNKYILNPNIQEMKNSSLDLIVTSTQKAILMVEAKSNLLTEKQILDAIIYGHNQQQILINNIIQLCDKVKKKSYKWILYPLNEKLKEKIYLLSYKKLVKAYNIKEKQDRMKKINSIKLNILELIKEEKEYDNISIYYLNEIFYELEKKIVRKNIIEKNLRIDGREHDMIRNLDIRIGILPRTHGSALFTRGETQSLVTATLGTTRDAQTLDDILNNKTDHFLFHYNFPPYSVGEIGIISSPKRREIGHGNLAKKSLIPVMPNLDIFPYTIRIVSEITESNGSSSMASVCGASLAMMDAGIPIKDAVAGIAMGLIKEKNNFIVLSDILGDEDHLGDMDFKVAGTKKGITALQMDMKIEGITYKIIKLALFQARLARLHILKVMKQAIPIPKKNISEFAPRIHTIKINPEKIKDMIGKGGSVIRALTEETDTIIEIEDSGIVKIAAKNNEKIKFAIRRIEEITADIIVGQIYNGKVVRIVDFGAFISIGNGKEGLVHISQITNQHVNKVSDYLQLLQNVIVKVMEIDKQGRIRLSIKAAINKM, from the coding sequence TTGTTAAACCCGATTATTCATAGATTTTGTTATGGTAATAATACTGTAACTATCGAAACAGGAATGATAGCTAGACAAGCAACATCATCTGTAATGGTTAGTATTGATGATACTGCTGTTTTTGTTACATTAGTAGTAAATAATGAAGTAAAATTAGAACAAAATTTCTTTCCTCTATCTGTACATTATCAAGAAAAATTATACGCTGCTGGTCGTATCCCTGGAAATTTTTTTCGTAGAGAAGGAAGACCTAGTGAAAGTGAAATTTTAATTTCTCGTTTAATTGATCGTCCTATAAGACCTTTATTTAAAAAAGGTTTTTTAAATGAAATTCAGATTATTGCAACTGTAATGTCAGTAAATCCTGAAATTAATCCTGATATTGTAGCTATTATTGGTGCATCTACAGTTTTAAATTTAGCTGGTATTCCATTTAATGGCCCGTTTGGTACTGCACGTGTTGGTTATATTAATAATAAATATATACTAAATCCTAATATTCAAGAAATGAAAAATAGTTCATTAGATTTAATTGTTACTAGTACTCAAAAAGCTATTTTAATGGTAGAAGCCAAATCTAATTTATTAACTGAAAAACAAATTTTAGATGCTATAATATATGGACATAATCAACAACAAATTTTAATTAATAATATTATTCAATTATGTGATAAAGTAAAAAAAAAATCTTATAAATGGATTTTATATCCTTTAAATGAGAAACTTAAAGAAAAAATTTATCTTTTATCTTATAAAAAATTAGTAAAAGCATATAATATTAAAGAAAAACAAGATAGAATGAAAAAAATTAATTCTATTAAATTAAATATTCTTGAATTAATTAAAGAAGAAAAAGAATATGATAATATTTCTATTTATTATTTAAATGAAATTTTTTATGAATTAGAAAAAAAAATAGTTCGAAAAAATATTATAGAAAAAAATTTAAGAATTGATGGACGTGAACATGATATGATACGTAATTTAGATATACGTATAGGTATTCTTCCAAGAACACACGGTTCTGCTTTATTTACAAGAGGTGAAACACAATCTTTAGTAACTGCAACATTAGGAACAACTAGAGATGCACAAACTTTAGATGATATACTTAATAATAAAACAGACCATTTTTTATTTCATTATAATTTTCCTCCTTATTCTGTTGGTGAAATTGGAATAATTAGTTCTCCTAAAAGACGTGAAATTGGTCATGGAAATTTAGCAAAAAAATCTTTAATACCAGTAATGCCTAATTTAGATATATTTCCTTATACTATTCGTATCGTATCTGAAATTACAGAATCTAATGGTTCTTCTTCTATGGCTTCAGTATGTGGAGCATCATTAGCAATGATGGATGCAGGTATTCCAATTAAAGATGCTGTCGCTGGTATAGCTATGGGTTTAATTAAAGAAAAAAATAATTTTATAGTATTATCCGATATTTTAGGTGATGAAGATCATTTAGGTGATATGGATTTTAAAGTAGCAGGTACTAAAAAGGGAATTACTGCTTTACAAATGGATATGAAAATAGAAGGAATTACATATAAAATAATAAAATTAGCTTTATTTCAAGCAAGATTAGCTAGATTACATATTTTAAAGGTAATGAAACAAGCTATTCCTATTCCTAAAAAAAACATTTCAGAATTTGCCCCAAGAATACATACTATAAAAATTAATCCAGAAAAAATTAAAGATATGATAGGTAAAGGAGGATCTGTTATTAGAGCTTTAACTGAAGAAACTGATACAATTATTGAAATAGAAGATAGTGGAATTGTAAAAATTGCTGCTAAAAATAATGAAAAAATTAAGTTTGCAATTCGACGTATAGAAGAAATTACAGCAGATATCATTGTAGGGCAAATATATAATGGAAAAGTTGTACGTATTGTTGATTTTGGTGCTTTTATTTCAATTGGTAATGGAAAAGAAGGTTTAGTACACATTTCTCAAATTACTAATCAACATGTAAATAAAGTAAGTGATTATTTACAATTATTACAAAATGTAATTGTAAAAGTTATGGAAATTGATAAACAAGGAAGAATAAGATTAAGCATAAAAGCTGCTATCAACAAAATGTAA
- the pgi gene encoding glucose-6-phosphate isomerase, which yields MKNINPTKTFSWKKLKNHFQEIKKITINDLFITDKKRFENFSINFENMILFDYSKNILNQKTINYLVNLAKETKCFDAIYSMFNGKKINVTEQQSVLHTALRYNNLNFFLKDKKIYNNIDKILEKIKNISNDIISEKWKGYTNKKIKNIINIGIGGSQLGPLMVTESLKSYKNKLNLFFLSNIDPDQLISIINQINPEESLFIISSKTFSTQETITNALSIREWFSKNINTNLNKNIFSKHFIAVTNNINEAIKFGIDKKNILPLLSEIGGRFSLWSSIGILISLSIGFNNFQKLLQGANKMDYHFFSTPIEKNIPIIMALISIWYSNFWNTETEAIIPYCDNMRFLPSYLQQLNMESNGKSIDRNGNKIKYQTSSIIWGDVGTNGQHSFFQMLHQGTKLIPCDFIATAIPNHNKYKNHHTKLIANYIAQTKALAFGNINDYICKQNIYQCCFGNKPSNSIFLKKITPYNLGLLISYYEHKIFIQGVILNIFSFDQWGVELGKKITNYLVENINKNIQKIIKYDDSSKGLINFYKYFN from the coding sequence ATGAAAAATATTAATCCGACAAAAACTTTTTCTTGGAAAAAATTAAAAAATCATTTTCAGGAAATTAAAAAAATAACTATTAATGATTTATTTATAACTGATAAAAAAAGATTTGAAAATTTTTCAATTAATTTTGAGAATATGATTCTTTTTGATTATTCAAAAAATATTCTTAATCAAAAAACTATAAATTATTTAGTAAATTTAGCAAAAGAAACTAAATGTTTTGATGCTATTTATTCAATGTTTAATGGTAAAAAAATTAATGTTACAGAACAACAATCAGTATTACATACTGCATTAAGATATAATAATCTAAATTTTTTTTTAAAAGATAAAAAAATATATAACAATATAGATAAAATTTTAGAAAAAATTAAAAATATTTCTAATGATATAATTTCAGAAAAATGGAAAGGTTATACAAATAAAAAAATAAAAAATATAATAAATATAGGAATAGGAGGTTCTCAATTAGGTCCTTTAATGGTTACAGAATCATTAAAATCATATAAGAATAAATTAAATTTATTTTTTCTATCTAATATTGATCCTGATCAATTAATAAGTATTATTAATCAAATAAATCCGGAAGAAAGTTTATTTATTATTTCTTCAAAAACTTTTAGTACACAAGAAACAATAACTAACGCCTTAAGTATAAGAGAGTGGTTTTCAAAAAATATAAATACAAATTTAAACAAAAATATTTTTTCTAAACATTTTATTGCAGTAACAAATAATATTAATGAAGCAATAAAATTTGGTATAGATAAAAAAAATATTTTACCATTATTATCTGAAATAGGAGGACGTTTTTCTTTATGGTCTTCTATTGGAATTTTAATTTCTTTATCTATTGGTTTTAATAATTTTCAAAAATTATTACAAGGTGCAAATAAAATGGATTATCATTTTTTTTCTACTCCTATAGAAAAAAATATTCCTATTATTATGGCATTAATTAGTATCTGGTATAGTAATTTTTGGAATACGGAAACAGAAGCAATAATTCCTTATTGTGATAATATGCGTTTTTTACCATCCTATTTACAACAATTAAATATGGAATCTAATGGTAAGTCTATAGATAGAAATGGTAATAAAATAAAATACCAAACTAGCTCAATTATATGGGGTGATGTAGGTACTAACGGACAACATTCTTTTTTTCAAATGTTACATCAAGGAACTAAATTAATACCATGTGATTTTATAGCTACAGCTATACCTAATCATAATAAATATAAAAATCATCATACTAAACTTATTGCAAATTATATTGCACAAACAAAGGCACTAGCTTTTGGAAATATTAATGATTATATATGTAAACAAAATATATATCAATGTTGTTTTGGAAATAAACCAAGTAATTCTATTTTTTTAAAGAAAATAACTCCTTATAATTTAGGATTATTAATTTCATATTATGAACACAAAATTTTTATACAAGGAGTAATTTTAAATATATTTTCTTTTGATCAATGGGGAGTTGAATTAGGTAAAAAAATAACTAATTATTTAGTTGAAAACATAAATAAAAATATTCAAAAAATAATTAAATATGATGATTCTTCTAAGGGATTAATTAATTTTTATAAATATTTTAATTAA